A portion of the Arcobacter arenosus genome contains these proteins:
- a CDS encoding helix-turn-helix transcriptional regulator, with amino-acid sequence MKKHDYDKILFRLNSIWQRLREGEVLSVKDLAQEFNVSTKTIQRDFNERLIQKLPIEKIGHKWKVKDGHSIDKNLSFEEDLVLDVLKEFASSMGSGFGSKANTLFSKLQNTHENPIYSKIEIEDISDKTQLIKQLQESIISFKQIKFQFKNKYRSLEPYKITTFDGYWYLFGKDLNDNKLKTFYIKDINNLIVEDIFFEKNLQALKKLDSAINIWFEPNNDIFEARLLVKEDIAKYFKRRPLSKSQVILKENKDKSIEILLTATSKKELIYEVKKWQPNLLVIEPTNLAKEMLEISKNYYKEQLVFID; translated from the coding sequence ATGAAAAAACATGACTATGATAAAATACTTTTTAGACTAAATAGCATTTGGCAAAGACTAAGAGAAGGAGAAGTTCTTTCTGTAAAAGATTTAGCACAGGAGTTTAATGTTTCTACAAAAACAATTCAAAGAGACTTTAACGAGCGACTCATTCAGAAACTTCCAATAGAAAAAATTGGTCATAAATGGAAAGTTAAAGATGGTCATAGTATTGACAAAAACCTTTCTTTTGAAGAAGATTTAGTTTTAGATGTATTAAAAGAGTTTGCTAGTTCTATGGGGAGTGGATTTGGAAGCAAAGCAAATACACTATTTTCAAAACTTCAAAACACTCATGAAAATCCAATTTATAGTAAAATAGAGATAGAAGATATTTCTGATAAAACTCAACTTATAAAACAACTTCAAGAATCAATTATCTCTTTTAAACAAATAAAATTTCAATTTAAAAATAAATATAGATCTTTAGAACCATATAAAATTACAACATTTGATGGATATTGGTATCTTTTTGGGAAAGATTTAAATGATAACAAACTAAAAACATTTTACATAAAGGATATAAATAACTTAATTGTGGAAGATATATTTTTTGAAAAAAATCTCCAAGCCCTTAAGAAATTAGATTCAGCAATTAATATTTGGTTTGAACCAAATAATGATATTTTTGAAGCAAGATTATTAGTAAAAGAAGATATTGCAAAATACTTTAAAAGAAGACCACTTTCGAAATCACAAGTAATTCTAAAAGAGAATAAAGATAAATCCATTGAGATTTTATTAACAGCTACATCGAAAAAAGAGTTGATTTATGAGGTAAAAAAATGGCAACCAAATTTGTTAGTTATAGAACCAACAAATTTAGCTAAAGAGATGTTAGAAATATCAAAAAATTATTATAAAGAACAATTAGTTTTTATAGATTAA
- the ovoA gene encoding 5-histidylcysteine sulfoxide synthase: MNYRKEVMESYRKDTIRLDEGTVEEKRAEIRNYFLQTYELDEKLFDLLEDKKYFYKQPNKLRQPLIFYYGHTATFFMNKLNVSNITTKRINKKFESIFAIGVDEMSWDDLNSENYDWPSFEEVKQYRNEVKSLVLEIIDNIEFTMPIDWESPMWIILMGIEHENIHIETSSVLLRELDIKYLIKDEIFQYCNEFSQKYPQNELVDVKGGDVLLEKDHSNPVFYGWDNEFAFHKAFIKDFKASKYLVSNGEFLEFVKDGGYSKLHYFSEDGLKWLDFKQAKMPVFWLKKDGEYFLREINRIVPLPLNYPVDINVYEAEAFCKYKSEKLGFEVRLPSEDEYYRLNDYVNAQEKVKNNEANIGLNFFNQTPVDKYDFDDFYDVVGNVWQWSITPTYPFDGFKTHPAYDDFTTPTFDDRHALIKGGSFISLGNEILRSARYAFRKHFFQHAGFRYVHSSNDYRTKLNNNVYETDEQISQYCEFHYGDEYFGVKNFPKNSVEILKPYLKDCQTKKAMDLGCSVGRSTFELAKYFDEVLGIDFSANFINVGVKLKKYDSLTFKVATQGELFEEKTVSLKDFDLDEIKDKVTFMQGDACNLKDIYTGYDLIFCSNLIDRLYYPQKFLDDVPNRVNKDGLLVLLSPYTWLEDYTPKENWLGGFLKDNKEVETLDTLKENLKDKFELLETIDVPFVIRETARKHQHTLSQMSIWKKI; this comes from the coding sequence ATGAATTATAGAAAAGAAGTCATGGAAAGTTATAGAAAAGATACAATTAGGTTAGATGAGGGTACTGTAGAAGAAAAAAGAGCTGAAATTAGAAACTATTTTCTTCAAACATATGAATTAGATGAAAAATTATTCGACTTATTGGAAGATAAAAAATATTTTTATAAACAACCAAATAAATTAAGACAACCTCTTATTTTTTATTATGGTCATACTGCTACTTTTTTTATGAATAAATTAAATGTTTCAAACATTACTACAAAAAGAATTAATAAAAAATTTGAATCTATTTTTGCCATTGGCGTTGATGAAATGAGTTGGGATGATTTAAATAGTGAAAACTATGATTGGCCTAGTTTTGAAGAAGTAAAACAATATAGAAATGAAGTTAAGAGTTTGGTTTTAGAGATAATTGATAATATAGAGTTTACTATGCCTATAGATTGGGAGTCTCCTATGTGGATTATCCTTATGGGAATTGAACATGAAAATATCCATATTGAAACTTCGTCAGTACTTTTAAGGGAATTAGATATTAAATATTTAATAAAAGATGAAATATTTCAATATTGTAATGAATTCTCACAAAAATATCCACAAAATGAACTTGTTGATGTAAAAGGGGGTGATGTTTTATTAGAAAAAGATCATTCAAATCCAGTTTTTTATGGATGGGACAATGAGTTTGCTTTTCATAAAGCTTTTATAAAAGATTTTAAAGCAAGTAAATATCTTGTTTCTAATGGAGAATTTTTAGAGTTTGTTAAAGATGGAGGATACTCAAAACTTCATTACTTTAGTGAAGATGGCTTAAAATGGTTAGATTTTAAGCAAGCTAAAATGCCAGTTTTTTGGCTAAAAAAAGATGGAGAATATTTCTTAAGAGAGATAAATAGAATTGTTCCTCTACCTTTAAACTACCCAGTAGATATCAACGTTTATGAAGCTGAAGCATTTTGTAAATATAAGAGTGAAAAATTAGGTTTTGAGGTTAGACTTCCAAGTGAAGATGAGTATTATAGATTAAATGATTATGTAAATGCTCAAGAAAAAGTTAAAAATAACGAAGCAAATATTGGTCTAAACTTCTTTAATCAAACACCAGTTGACAAATATGATTTTGATGATTTTTATGATGTAGTTGGAAATGTATGGCAATGGAGTATTACCCCTACTTATCCTTTTGATGGCTTTAAAACTCACCCTGCATATGATGATTTTACTACACCAACTTTTGATGATAGGCATGCTTTAATCAAAGGTGGTTCATTTATATCTTTAGGAAATGAGATTTTAAGAAGTGCAAGGTATGCCTTTAGAAAACATTTCTTCCAACATGCTGGTTTTAGATATGTACACTCATCAAATGATTATAGAACAAAACTAAACAATAATGTTTACGAAACAGATGAACAAATCTCTCAATATTGTGAGTTTCATTATGGTGATGAGTACTTTGGGGTTAAAAACTTTCCAAAAAATAGTGTAGAGATATTAAAACCCTATTTAAAAGATTGTCAGACAAAAAAGGCTATGGATTTAGGTTGCTCTGTTGGAAGAAGTACATTCGAACTTGCAAAATATTTTGATGAAGTTTTAGGTATTGATTTTTCAGCAAACTTTATCAATGTTGGTGTAAAGTTAAAAAAATATGATTCCCTAACTTTTAAAGTTGCAACACAAGGTGAACTTTTTGAAGAAAAAACTGTTTCTTTAAAAGATTTTGATTTAGATGAAATCAAAGATAAAGTAACTTTCATGCAAGGGGATGCTTGTAATTTAAAAGATATTTACACTGGATATGACTTAATTTTTTGCTCAAATCTAATTGATAGATTATATTATCCACAAAAATTCTTAGATGATGTTCCAAATAGGGTAAATAAAGATGGTTTACTAGTACTTCTAAGTCCTTATACTTGGTTAGAAGATTATACTCCAAAGGAAAATTGGCTAGGAGGTTTTCTAAAAGATAATAAAGAGGTTGAAACTTTAGATACTTTAAAAGAGAATCTAAAAGATAAGTTTGAATTACTTGAAACTATAGATGTTCCTTTTGTTATTAGAGAAACAGCTAGAAAACATCAACATACACTTTCACAAATGAGCATTTGGAAAAAGATTTAG
- a CDS encoding tetratricopeptide repeat protein: MKTKSTIISGDLNKFSRKTKDDSIIKKNENGIEITYFDTDSLDDFESSLNSVCGNSSSFFKLRKKISTLFLSVISVIIILFALISSSLYEDMFKKILFETPFDLGFNDYISLFFVLIFFFGLLMMPSILEGESSQLKDGLQSWFNKDTRRLKRLQVALQELDKKTTVNIYNVDILEKNHWMYRLIIPTLLKNFDEVNFYVRNDLKKVFANRLKKLGVSEVNFENVRNGKFDSDIEFLLSSKEKKLYTLMHLSSTKFISSSKCQKTFISLELFEYCGRNFFDTKNDSNILISGFQNFINRSFDDFKFVKQEKSAQIYFSSIVKNKELDDEKRSLSYYLRNHIEECLDYFDNPISLLILYYYVKDIVLDEKRTIAILQKLILAIKNKQQYSLIDNYWFDIAGEMFDPQQIENFELTNNSIYRKLSIESLDDLKFLFERNGYFQQALLISQYLFEINPNKYAVDISSLYERMGDFNKAYETLPENIDKKTNNQIEEIEVKFLQRKSWIIVSKRDEEKKQEGLKLLEALKNLLYSHSNDNKPIWLWHYYNIKANYCEWNEDYEMAIENYKKCLAIPNLGDFEYGGTFINMSISYRFKFIFEDFKNIETIDKSIHMGDIGLLLKTSVGDRDEMPVVLHNQALNILYKSLVIDDKKCLETVDKLTLEAIEILDSTNSIKRLGILLCENIIANILLGKPTVNMMTRLKEHINLVDTYEKNQIDCLIEKFVKKGKIHDISL; the protein is encoded by the coding sequence ATGAAAACTAAATCAACTATAATTAGTGGAGATTTAAATAAATTTAGTAGAAAAACAAAAGATGACTCAATAATCAAAAAAAATGAAAATGGTATTGAAATTACATATTTTGATACAGATAGTTTAGACGATTTTGAGTCTTCTTTAAATAGTGTATGTGGAAATTCATCCTCTTTTTTTAAACTCAGAAAAAAAATATCTACACTTTTTTTAAGTGTAATTTCTGTTATCATAATTCTTTTTGCATTAATCTCTTCCTCTTTATATGAAGATATGTTTAAAAAAATATTGTTTGAAACTCCTTTTGATTTAGGCTTTAATGATTATATTTCACTATTTTTCGTTTTAATCTTTTTCTTTGGACTTTTAATGATGCCTTCAATACTAGAAGGTGAAAGTAGCCAATTAAAAGATGGTTTACAATCATGGTTTAATAAAGATACAAGAAGATTAAAAAGACTTCAAGTTGCTTTACAAGAATTAGATAAAAAAACTACAGTAAATATTTACAATGTTGATATTCTTGAAAAAAACCATTGGATGTATCGTTTAATTATTCCAACCTTACTTAAAAACTTTGATGAAGTAAATTTTTATGTAAGAAATGATTTAAAAAAAGTTTTTGCAAATAGATTAAAGAAACTAGGAGTTAGTGAGGTAAACTTTGAAAATGTAAGAAATGGGAAATTTGATTCTGATATTGAATTCTTATTATCTTCAAAGGAAAAGAAACTTTATACTTTGATGCACTTAAGCTCAACTAAGTTTATTTCAAGCAGTAAATGTCAAAAAACTTTTATCTCTTTAGAGTTATTTGAATATTGTGGTAGAAACTTCTTTGATACCAAAAATGATTCAAATATTTTAATATCAGGTTTTCAAAACTTTATCAATAGAAGTTTTGATGATTTTAAATTTGTAAAACAAGAGAAATCTGCTCAAATATATTTTTCAAGTATTGTAAAAAATAAAGAGTTAGATGATGAGAAAAGAAGCTTATCATATTATTTACGAAATCATATAGAAGAGTGTTTGGACTATTTTGATAATCCTATATCTTTGCTTATCTTATATTATTATGTAAAAGATATAGTTTTAGATGAAAAAAGAACCATTGCAATTTTACAAAAACTTATTTTAGCAATAAAAAATAAACAACAATACTCATTGATTGATAATTATTGGTTTGATATAGCAGGTGAGATGTTTGATCCACAACAGATTGAAAACTTTGAATTAACAAATAATTCAATATATAGAAAATTATCAATTGAATCTTTAGATGATTTAAAGTTTTTATTTGAAAGAAATGGTTACTTCCAGCAAGCACTTTTAATTTCTCAATATCTTTTTGAAATAAACCCTAATAAATACGCTGTTGATATTAGTTCTTTATATGAAAGAATGGGTGATTTTAATAAAGCATATGAAACTTTACCCGAAAACATTGATAAGAAAACAAATAATCAAATAGAAGAGATAGAAGTAAAATTTTTACAAAGAAAATCTTGGATTATTGTTTCAAAAAGGGATGAAGAGAAAAAACAAGAGGGATTAAAACTATTAGAAGCATTAAAAAACTTGTTATATTCCCATTCTAATGATAATAAACCTATTTGGTTATGGCATTACTATAATATTAAAGCCAATTATTGTGAATGGAATGAAGATTATGAAATGGCAATAGAAAACTATAAAAAATGCCTAGCAATACCAAATCTTGGAGATTTTGAGTATGGTGGGACTTTTATTAATATGTCAATTTCTTATAGGTTTAAATTTATTTTTGAAGATTTTAAAAATATTGAAACAATAGATAAATCTATTCATATGGGAGATATTGGATTATTATTAAAAACTTCAGTTGGAGACAGGGATGAGATGCCAGTTGTGCTTCATAATCAAGCATTAAATATCTTATATAAATCATTGGTTATTGATGATAAAAAATGTTTAGAAACAGTTGATAAATTAACGTTAGAAGCAATTGAGATTTTAGATAGCACTAATTCAATAAAAAGATTAGGTATTTTACTTTGTGAAAACATTATAGCTAATATTTTATTGGGAAAACCAACTGTAAATATGATGACAAGATTAAAAGAACATATAAATTTAGTTGACACTTATGAAAAAAATCAAATAGATTGTTTAATTGAAAAGTTTGTTAAAAAAGGTAAAATTCACGATATAAGTTTATAA
- a CDS encoding DEAD/DEAH box helicase encodes MEKKGYESPTKVQKKIIPIVNKKIDVIAASKSGTGKTAAYVLPMLERINNNLSLQNRVLRGLIVVPTRELVEQVSKALNDYGQFLKVKHTKIMGGTSRVKQAETLEGGIDIVVATAGRLLDLSKEGIIDLSSVNFIVLDEADTMLEMGFLDEIETIFSSCSPYRQIIMCSATISQNIRKLAKEFLKDPVTVQIHDRRDTVSLISHKAYKIDKKKKKELVTALIKESKYDQILLFVNKKDGVDAALEHFKEQGVKVATVHGGIEYKDRVQAIKDFRNKKVKVLVATDIAGRGLDIEKLPLVINYTLPETTDDFTHRVGRTGRAGNTGEVITILTVDDYNAFTKIERDLKLNVKREVHENFPLKDRQPRQKIQTKKKLSEIKGKRTPSNKAPTRTGAKSKKTTKRDSNRSFRKG; translated from the coding sequence ATAGAGAAAAAAGGATATGAAAGTCCTACAAAAGTTCAAAAGAAAATAATACCAATTGTAAATAAAAAGATTGATGTTATTGCAGCTTCTAAATCAGGAACAGGTAAAACAGCTGCTTATGTACTTCCTATGCTTGAAAGAATAAACAATAATTTAAGTTTACAAAATAGGGTGTTAAGAGGTTTAATTGTTGTACCAACAAGGGAGTTAGTTGAACAAGTTTCAAAAGCTTTAAATGATTATGGACAATTTTTAAAAGTTAAACATACAAAAATTATGGGTGGAACAAGTAGAGTAAAACAAGCAGAAACTTTAGAAGGTGGAATTGATATTGTTGTAGCAACAGCTGGAAGATTGCTTGATTTATCAAAAGAGGGAATAATAGATTTAAGCTCTGTAAACTTTATAGTTTTAGATGAAGCTGATACAATGCTTGAGATGGGATTTTTAGATGAAATAGAAACAATTTTCTCATCATGTTCACCATATAGACAAATTATTATGTGTTCGGCAACTATTTCCCAAAATATTAGAAAACTAGCTAAAGAGTTTTTAAAAGACCCAGTAACTGTTCAAATTCATGATAGAAGGGATACTGTAAGTTTAATCTCTCATAAAGCTTATAAAATAGATAAGAAAAAGAAAAAAGAGTTAGTTACTGCACTTATAAAAGAATCTAAATATGATCAAATCCTTCTTTTTGTAAATAAGAAAGATGGAGTTGATGCTGCTTTAGAACATTTCAAAGAACAAGGTGTAAAAGTAGCAACAGTTCATGGTGGAATTGAATATAAAGATAGAGTTCAAGCAATCAAAGATTTTAGAAATAAAAAAGTAAAAGTTTTAGTTGCAACTGATATTGCAGGACGTGGGCTTGATATTGAAAAACTACCTTTAGTAATAAACTATACATTACCAGAAACAACAGATGATTTTACCCATAGAGTTGGAAGAACTGGACGTGCAGGTAATACAGGAGAAGTTATTACTATTCTTACTGTTGATGATTATAATGCTTTTACAAAAATTGAAAGAGATTTAAAATTAAATGTAAAAAGAGAAGTTCATGAAAACTTTCCATTAAAAGATAGACAACCAAGACAAAAAATTCAAACTAAGAAAAAACTTAGTGAGATAAAAGGGAAAAGAACTCCTTCAAATAAAGCTCCAACAAGAACTGGTGCTAAATCTAAAAAAACTACAAAAAGAGATTCAAATAGAAGTTTTAGAAAGGGTTAA
- a CDS encoding APC family permease has translation MTKLRKVLLKRDISLIMLVFYGLGNILGAGIYVLIGKVSGIADIYTPFSFLLAAFIVLFTSLTYAELSSRFPYSAGEALYAKKAFNSKYLSIIIGFMIALSGILSSATILHGFYGYVSTFINIPKTLSSISLIIILCIIAILGIAKSVKFAAVLTCVEIFGLLFILFIGFENINFNEVSMVNFIPDFKISIWYTISIGAFLAFYAFIGFEDMVNIAEEVKEPTKTMPKAIIIALIVSTMLYILVTIVSILAINPSELSKSVAPLADVYSKLTNKEPILLSFIGMFAVINGALVQIIMVSRLFYGMGENNWLPKIFSNINEKTRTPIFSTVVASFLVLIFTLWLPIVTLASLTSFFIFIIFTLMNLSLIKIKREVPNPEGVLVYPIWIPIVGVIVNVSLLIIQLFSII, from the coding sequence ATGACAAAATTAAGAAAAGTTCTTCTAAAAAGAGATATTTCTTTAATTATGTTAGTATTTTATGGATTAGGAAATATTTTAGGTGCAGGAATATATGTACTTATTGGTAAAGTTTCTGGAATAGCAGATATTTATACTCCATTTTCTTTTTTACTTGCTGCATTTATCGTACTTTTTACATCATTAACTTATGCTGAATTATCTTCAAGGTTTCCATATAGTGCAGGTGAAGCCCTTTATGCAAAAAAAGCTTTTAACTCTAAATATTTATCTATTATCATAGGGTTTATGATAGCGTTAAGTGGAATATTATCAAGTGCTACAATATTACATGGTTTTTACGGATATGTCTCAACTTTTATAAATATTCCAAAAACATTATCATCAATTTCATTGATTATTATACTTTGCATTATAGCTATTTTAGGTATAGCAAAATCAGTTAAATTTGCAGCAGTTTTAACTTGTGTTGAAATCTTTGGTTTATTGTTTATTTTATTTATTGGTTTTGAAAATATTAATTTTAATGAAGTATCGATGGTAAACTTTATTCCTGATTTTAAGATTTCTATTTGGTACACAATATCAATAGGTGCATTTTTAGCGTTTTATGCTTTTATTGGATTTGAAGATATGGTAAATATTGCCGAAGAAGTAAAAGAGCCTACAAAAACTATGCCAAAGGCTATAATTATAGCATTGATTGTATCTACAATGCTTTACATATTAGTTACCATAGTTTCAATATTGGCAATAAATCCAAGCGAACTTTCTAAAAGTGTAGCTCCACTTGCAGATGTATATTCAAAATTAACAAATAAAGAGCCTATTTTACTAAGCTTTATAGGTATGTTTGCCGTTATAAATGGAGCTTTGGTTCAAATTATTATGGTATCAAGACTATTTTATGGAATGGGAGAGAATAATTGGCTTCCTAAGATTTTTTCTAATATAAATGAAAAAACAAGAACTCCAATATTTTCAACCGTTGTTGCCTCTTTTTTAGTTTTGATATTTACATTATGGCTACCAATAGTAACCCTAGCTTCTCTTACTAGCTTTTTTATATTTATAATATTTACTTTAATGAACTTATCATTAATAAAAATAAAAAGAGAAGTGCCTAATCCAGAAGGGGTATTAGTTTACCCTATCTGGATACCAATAGTAGGAGTTATTGTAAATGTATCTTTATTAATTATTCAACTATTTTCTATAATCTAA
- a CDS encoding ComEC/Rec2 family competence protein encodes MKYKDFTSQEVYYSNFKIENIYDKEDFYVLKLQENNLVLYTSIEKNNSIKKLRNINIAILTTNLSFYEFLKGFYTKSIYYDEISTKNTIKEKLFLKINKQHKNEKLQELFSALFLAIPISKVNRKIYTNLSISHLIAISGFHLAILSFIIYWLIYFPYSYLHKRYFIFRNKSADVMAFTILILFLYLLLTNMVPSLLRSFVMFFLAFLFLRSNLKILSFQTLALTFLIIISLFPQFLFSISFWFSIIGVFYIFLYLEYFKNLPKLFSILFFNIWIFFVFNPIVHFFFFDTTIEQLLSPLLTLGFSIFYPFELIFHIFSYGGFLDSFILDFLEYKFTVFDVITPLWFFLFYIVLSIGSVFYNKAFIVLNILMVLFNCHLYL; translated from the coding sequence ATGAAATATAAAGATTTTACTTCACAGGAAGTTTATTATTCAAATTTTAAGATAGAGAATATTTATGATAAAGAAGATTTTTATGTATTAAAACTTCAAGAGAACAATTTAGTTTTATATACTTCTATTGAAAAAAACAATTCAATAAAAAAGCTTAGAAATATCAATATTGCAATATTAACTACAAATTTAAGTTTTTATGAATTTTTAAAAGGATTTTATACAAAGTCAATTTATTATGATGAGATTTCTACAAAAAATACTATAAAAGAAAAACTTTTTTTAAAAATAAATAAACAACATAAGAATGAAAAGTTACAGGAATTATTTTCTGCTTTATTTTTAGCTATTCCAATTTCAAAAGTAAACAGAAAAATTTATACAAATTTGAGTATAAGTCATTTAATAGCAATATCTGGATTTCATCTAGCTATTCTTTCTTTTATAATTTATTGGTTGATTTATTTTCCTTATAGTTATTTACATAAAAGATATTTTATTTTTAGAAATAAATCAGCGGATGTTATGGCATTTACAATTCTTATTTTATTTTTATATTTACTTTTGACAAATATGGTACCTTCTTTATTAAGAAGTTTTGTGATGTTTTTTCTAGCTTTTTTATTTCTCCGTTCAAATTTGAAAATTCTTTCTTTTCAAACTTTAGCATTGACTTTTTTGATAATAATCTCTTTATTTCCGCAGTTTTTATTTTCCATATCTTTTTGGTTTTCAATTATTGGTGTATTTTATATCTTTTTGTATCTTGAGTATTTTAAAAATCTACCAAAACTTTTTAGTATTTTGTTTTTTAATATTTGGATTTTTTTTGTTTTTAATCCTATTGTTCATTTTTTCTTTTTTGATACCACTATTGAACAGCTTTTATCTCCTCTATTAACCCTTGGTTTTTCTATTTTTTATCCTTTTGAATTAATATTTCATATATTTTCTTATGGAGGTTTTTTAGATAGTTTTATTTTAGATTTTTTAGAGTATAAATTTACTGTATTTGATGTTATAACACCATTATGGTTTTTCTTATTTTATATAGTATTATCAATTGGCTCTGTTTTTTATAACAAAGCCTTTATTGTTTTAAATATATTAATGGTATTGTTTAATTGCCATTTATATTTATAA
- a CDS encoding gamma-glutamylcyclotransferase gives MYIFGFGSLVNINSAQKSFKRKLENSDFIPVQVKGFKKVWNSIEHVIFDGEEKITDAVFLNLQRDEKVSTNGVLLKITEEEFEFLKLREKNYSCIQIDSVEDFKTDEKVYTFMTTNPAKIANASNKKAFIPKKYIKLLEDGLEPYSKEFKEEFIKSYSNFSFPIKDGNYTFSDPIQNKFAKDGLTNEN, from the coding sequence ATGTATATATTTGGTTTTGGTTCTTTAGTAAATATAAATAGTGCTCAAAAATCTTTTAAAAGAAAACTAGAAAATAGTGACTTTATTCCTGTACAGGTAAAAGGATTTAAAAAGGTTTGGAACTCCATTGAACATGTGATTTTTGATGGAGAGGAAAAGATTACTGATGCAGTTTTTTTAAATTTACAAAGAGATGAAAAAGTATCAACTAATGGGGTTTTACTTAAAATTACAGAGGAAGAGTTTGAGTTTTTAAAGCTTAGGGAAAAGAATTATTCATGTATACAAATTGATTCTGTTGAAGATTTTAAAACAGATGAAAAAGTTTATACTTTTATGACTACAAACCCTGCTAAAATAGCAAATGCTTCAAATAAAAAAGCATTTATTCCTAAAAAATATATAAAACTCTTAGAGGATGGTTTAGAACCATATTCTAAAGAGTTTAAAGAGGAATTTATAAAATCATATTCCAATTTTTCTTTTCCAATCAAAGATGGAAATTACACTTTTAGTGACCCTATACAAAATAAATTTGCAAAAGATGGTTTAACAAATGAAAACTAA